Proteins from one Monodelphis domestica isolate mMonDom1 chromosome 6, mMonDom1.pri, whole genome shotgun sequence genomic window:
- the LOC100017853 gene encoding olfactory receptor 142 isoform X2, with protein sequence MAITNNVTQLIFMGLFQDREAQRVSFIVFLPMYMATMLGNGLIILTVNTSKSLSSPMYFFLSHLSLVEICYSSTIVPKFISGLLTENKTISLDGCMTQIFFFHFFGVAEILLLTVMAYDRYVAICKPLHYMTIMNRPVCHMLVFSSWVGAGFLLKFAQRTASFGGLTPWIDVWSDGEMRIEGSEERADENGFPHYSLPESLNYLKETQWKSPLVEGLSPCGHAGREVSSTRRGMWDLNPDMHCFGELKSLPVLSS encoded by the exons ATGGCTATTACCAACAATGTGACTCAGTTAATTTTTATGGGGCTCTTCCAAGATCGAGAAGCACAGAGagtttcatttattgtttttcttcccaTGTACATGGCCACAATGTTGGGCAATGGCCTCATCATCTTGACTGTTAACACGAGCAAGAGTCTGAGCTCCCCCATGTACTTCTTCCTCAGCCACCTCTCCTTAGTAGAGATTTGTTACTCCTCTACTATTGTTCCTaaatttatttctggcttattgACTGAGAATAAAACCATCTCATTGGATGGCTGCATGacccagatcttttttttccatttctttggagTTGCTGAGATCCTCCTTCTCACAGTGATGGCCTATGACCGGTATGTGGCCATCTGCAAACCCCTGCATTACATGACCATTATGAACCGTCCTGTGTGCCATATGCTGGTGTTTAGCTCCTGGGTAGGAG CAGGTTTCCTCCTAAAATTCGCTCAGCGAACTGCAAGTTTTGGGGGACTCACTCCTTGGATTGATGTGTGGAGTGATGGAGAAATGAGgattgaaggcagtgaggaaagagctgatgaaaatggcttccctcactactccctcccagaATCCCTGAATTACTTGAAGGAGACACAATGGAAATCTCCCCTTGTTGAAGGCCTGTCCCCTTGTGGCCATGCTGGCAGGGAAGTCTCCTCTACAAGGAGAGGAATGTGGGACCTTAATCCAGATATGCACTGTTTTGGAGAGCTCAAAAGCCTCCCTGTCCTGTCTTCCTGA
- the LOC100017853 gene encoding olfactory receptor 4B1 isoform X1, producing the protein MAITNNVTQLIFMGLFQDREAQRVSFIVFLPMYMATMLGNGLIILTVNTSKSLSSPMYFFLSHLSLVEICYSSTIVPKFISGLLTENKTISLDGCMTQIFFFHFFGVAEILLLTVMAYDRYVAICKPLHYMTIMNRPVCHMLVFSSWVGGMFHSIIQILSTVQLPFCGPHVIDHYFCDLHPLFKLACTDTFVEGIIVLANSGLFSVISFLFLISSYVVILVHLRNQSAEGRRKALSTCASHITVVLLFFGPAIFLYLRPSSTFTEDKLVSVFYTVVTPMLNPIIYTLRNAEVKNAMRRLWVKNVNLGGD; encoded by the coding sequence ATGGCTATTACCAACAATGTGACTCAGTTAATTTTTATGGGGCTCTTCCAAGATCGAGAAGCACAGAGagtttcatttattgtttttcttcccaTGTACATGGCCACAATGTTGGGCAATGGCCTCATCATCTTGACTGTTAACACGAGCAAGAGTCTGAGCTCCCCCATGTACTTCTTCCTCAGCCACCTCTCCTTAGTAGAGATTTGTTACTCCTCTACTATTGTTCCTaaatttatttctggcttattgACTGAGAATAAAACCATCTCATTGGATGGCTGCATGacccagatcttttttttccatttctttggagTTGCTGAGATCCTCCTTCTCACAGTGATGGCCTATGACCGGTATGTGGCCATCTGCAAACCCCTGCATTACATGACCATTATGAACCGTCCTGTGTGCCATATGCTGGTGTTTAGCTCCTGGGTAGGAGGTATGTTCCACTCTATTATTCAGATTCTCAGCACTGTCCAATTGCCCTTCTGTGGTCCTCATGTGATTGATCACTATTTCTGTGACCTCCATCCCTTGTTCAAGCTTGCCTGTACTGATACTTTTGTGGAAGGAATTATTGTGCTTGCCAATAGTGGTTTATTCTCTgtgatttcctttctcttcttgatttcttcttaTGTTGTTATCCTGGTTCACTTGAGAAACCAGTCAGCAGAGGGGAGGCGCAAGGCTCTCTCCACCTGTGCCTCCCACATCACTGTTGTTCTCTTATTCTTTGGTCCTGCCATCTTTCTCTACTTGAGGCCCTCTTCTACTTTTACTGAAGACAAACTTGTGTCTGTATTCTATACAGTGGTTACGCCAATGTTGAACCCCATCATCTATACCTTGAGAAATGCAGAAGTGAAGAATGCTATGAGGAGGTTGTGGGTCAAGAATGTGAACTTGGGAGGGGATTGA
- the LOC100017748 gene encoding olfactory receptor 4B1-like, translated as MAIINNVTQLIFTGLFQDQEVQRVCFGIFLPMYVATMLGNGLIILTINTSKSLSSPMYFFLSHLSLVEICYSSTVVPKFISGLLTENKTISLDGCITQIFFFHFFGVAEILLLTVMAYDRYVAICKPLHYMTIMSRPVCHVLVVSSWLGGMFHSVIQILITVQLPFCGPNVIDHYFCDLNPLFKLACTDTFVEGIIVFANSGLIASCFFLLLVSSYVVILVHLRNQSVEGRRKALSTCASHITVVLLFFGPAIFLYLRPSSTFTEDKLVSVFYTMVTPMLNPIIYTLRNAEVKNAMRRLWGKK; from the coding sequence ATGGCCATAATAAACAACGTGACCCAGTTAATCTTTACAGGACTCTTCCAGGATCAAGAAGTACAGAGAGtatgttttgggatttttctGCCAATGTATGTAGCCACAATGTTGGGCAATGGTCTCATCATCTTGACAATCAACACCAGCAAGAGTCTTAGCTCTCCCATGTACTTCTTCCTCAGCCACTTATCCTTAGTAGAGATCTGTTACTCTTCTACAGTTGTTCCTaaatttatttctggcttattgACTGAGAACAAAACCATCTCTCTGGATGGCTGCATCACCCAGATCTTCTTTTTCCACTTCTTTGGAGTTGCTGAGATCCTCCTGCTCACGGTGATGGCCTATGACCGATATGTGGCCATCTGTAAACCTCTCCATTACATGACCATCATGAGTCGTCCTGTGTGTCATGTGCTGGTGGTTAGTTCCTGGCTTGGGGGCATGTTTCACTCTGTGATTCAGATTCTCATCACTGTTCAGTTGCCCTTCTGTGGTCCCAATGTGATTGATCACTATTTCTGTGACCTCAATCCCTTGTTCAAGCTTGCTTGTACTGATACTTTTGTGGAAGGAATTATTGTGTTTGCCAATAGTGGTCTAATTGCTTCATGCTTCTTTCTCCTCTTGGTTTCTTCTTATGTTGTCATCTTGGTTCACTTGAGAAACCAGTCAGTAGAGGGGAGGCGCAAGGCTCTCTCCACCTGTGCCTCCCACATCACTGTTGTTCTCTTATTCTTTGGTCCTGCAATTTTTCTCTACTTGAGACCCTCTTCCACCTTTACTGAAGACAAACTTGTGTCTGTGTTTTATACAATGGTTACTCCAATGTTGAACCCCATCATCTATACCTTGAGAAATGCAGAAGTGAAGAATGCTATGAGAAGgttgtggggaaaaaaatga